From a region of the Cenarchaeum symbiont of Oopsacas minuta genome:
- a CDS encoding replication factor C small subunit: MLGGEMWVEKYRPERLSDIIGQKDVIGSLEALLKKPEQMPHLMFSGSAGVGKTTASLCIAKQVLGAAWKDSTLELNASDERGIDMVRERVKKFSRFAGLSTEIPFKIIILDEADEMTSGAQTALRRIIEDTARYCRFIIIANNISKIIDPIQSRCAVFKFTAVPKEDSIARLEHIAKIEKIKTDKAGLNMLYDHAVGDMRHAINIMQAVASMGGITVENVKKASGLSKISEVDTVIKSALAGKTAEAREKMIEVTKVYGVSVADFLKYAASSIFKSKIPANEYGKVLETLAKYDYRILAGANPEIQLSAMLAELGNVVKK, from the coding sequence ATGCTTGGAGGCGAAATGTGGGTTGAAAAGTATCGTCCTGAGAGACTCTCAGACATTATAGGACAAAAAGATGTTATTGGAAGCCTAGAGGCTCTACTCAAAAAACCCGAACAGATGCCACATTTGATGTTCTCAGGTTCTGCAGGTGTGGGCAAGACTACGGCTAGTCTATGCATTGCAAAACAGGTTTTGGGTGCAGCATGGAAAGATAGTACCTTGGAGCTAAATGCGTCAGATGAGAGGGGCATCGATATGGTTAGGGAAAGAGTAAAAAAATTCTCAAGGTTTGCTGGACTTTCTACAGAGATTCCATTCAAGATCATAATATTAGATGAGGCAGACGAGATGACCAGCGGTGCGCAGACAGCATTACGTAGAATAATAGAAGATACTGCAAGATATTGCAGATTTATCATAATTGCAAACAACATATCAAAGATCATAGATCCCATACAGAGTAGATGTGCCGTCTTTAAATTTACTGCAGTTCCCAAAGAAGATTCTATAGCAAGATTAGAGCACATAGCAAAGATCGAAAAGATAAAGACTGACAAAGCAGGATTGAATATGTTATATGATCATGCGGTAGGAGATATGCGTCATGCAATAAACATAATGCAAGCAGTTGCAAGCATGGGTGGAATTACAGTTGAAAACGTGAAAAAAGCATCTGGACTCTCAAAGATATCAGAAGTCGATACGGTAATAAAATCTGCTCTTGCTGGAAAGACTGCCGAAGCTAGAGAAAAAATGATCGAGGTGACAAAAGTTTATGGTGTATCTGTTGCGGATTTTCTAAAATATGCTGCATCTTCAATATTCAAGTCAAAGATTCCAGCCAACGAGTATGGTAAAGTATTGGAAACACTTGCAAAATACGACTATCGTATACTAGCTGGAGCAAATCCAGAGATACAATTATCAGCAATGCTTGCAGAGCTTGGCAATGTTGTAAAAAAATAA
- a CDS encoding MBL fold metallo-hydrolase — translation MIVTNITFHGGVKDIGGNKFLVKDKDTKIFMDFGMSFSAEKKYFSGFLKARGANSLVDMIELGILPKIKGLYRRDYAKHMNWGGDEETEIDAILLTHAHVDHCGYLKYLRAEIPIYCSEESKIIMQNFDETGTGEQYLTMKEKFGFYKSEKGSTKGQMVKIKGEQAKKPRKIVVFKSHEKFKIDSIGVEPLPVDHSISGVHGFVLYTSEGTIANTADLRFHGRRSKDTEKFVEGCSKASLDLLLCEGTRIEKTSSMTEYDIEERVVNVINNTEKLVICGYPIRDLDRLQSFYLAAKKTDRYLAIEPRQAYLLKLFNESDNLKGIYPSPTDEHIKIYFPKETWGLIDKDINIYTRKLLDEDYRSWVREFLDYGNRIDHRDVSKKQNELLLSLSDFKLQELIDIKPEENSCYIRSLTEPFDDEMRLHEDKIENWFKKFGIISSKHDWHQIHVSGHGDGTQIKKVIDGVSAKKIIPIHTDPKNEVYHQKWHNNVQSVNMHDTVTL, via the coding sequence ATGATTGTGACTAACATTACATTTCATGGAGGAGTGAAAGATATTGGGGGGAATAAATTTCTTGTAAAAGACAAGGACACAAAAATTTTCATGGATTTTGGAATGAGTTTTAGTGCAGAAAAAAAATATTTTTCTGGATTTCTAAAAGCACGAGGTGCAAATAGCCTAGTAGATATGATCGAATTAGGAATATTGCCCAAAATCAAGGGATTGTATAGAAGAGATTATGCAAAACACATGAACTGGGGTGGAGATGAAGAAACAGAGATCGACGCTATTTTGCTTACACATGCACACGTGGATCATTGTGGATATCTAAAATACCTGCGAGCTGAAATACCAATCTATTGTTCAGAAGAATCAAAAATTATCATGCAGAATTTTGATGAAACTGGAACTGGAGAACAATATCTGACTATGAAAGAAAAATTTGGATTTTATAAAAGTGAAAAAGGTTCAACAAAAGGTCAAATGGTAAAAATCAAAGGCGAACAGGCAAAAAAACCTAGAAAGATTGTGGTTTTCAAAAGCCATGAAAAATTCAAAATAGATTCAATAGGTGTAGAACCACTACCAGTGGATCATTCTATATCGGGCGTCCATGGATTTGTTTTGTACACTTCAGAAGGAACTATTGCAAACACTGCAGATCTGAGATTTCATGGACGAAGAAGTAAAGATACAGAAAAATTTGTTGAAGGGTGCTCAAAAGCATCACTGGATCTACTCTTATGTGAAGGAACAAGAATAGAAAAAACATCATCAATGACCGAATACGACATTGAAGAACGTGTTGTAAATGTCATAAACAATACAGAAAAACTTGTGATCTGTGGATATCCAATAAGAGATTTGGATAGATTGCAGTCATTTTATCTAGCTGCCAAAAAAACAGATCGATATTTGGCAATTGAACCAAGACAGGCATATCTATTAAAACTCTTTAATGAATCTGACAACTTGAAAGGCATCTATCCTAGTCCTACAGATGAGCACATCAAGATCTATTTTCCAAAAGAAACATGGGGCTTGATTGATAAAGATATCAATATTTACACTAGAAAACTTTTGGATGAAGATTATAGATCATGGGTTAGAGAATTTCTTGATTATGGAAATCGTATAGATCATCGCGATGTATCTAAAAAACAAAATGAACTTTTACTATCACTTAGTGATTTTAAACTGCAGGAATTAATAGACATAAAACCTGAGGAAAATTCATGTTATATTCGCTCCCTCACTGAGCCGTTTGATGATGAGATGAGACTACATGAGGACAAAATTGAAAATTGGTTTAAAAAATTTGGAATAATTTCGAGCAAACATGATTGGCATCAGATACATGTTTCAGGACACGGTGATGGAACTCAAATTAAAAAAGTCATAGATGGCGTATCTGCCAAAAAAATCATCCCAATACACACAGATCCAAAAAATGAGGTTTATCATCAAAAATGGCACAACAATGTTCAATCAGTAAATATGCATGATACTGTCACTCTATAA
- a CDS encoding ferredoxin, with amino-acid sequence MLLMPIAENFPEGLKPTGRINHSDGENFHFMWGPGRSDAEAFTNDDCKAAYEARGEKQTPLGVSGTMVAVDWDSCVADGACIEACPVQVFQWYRTEKDIPNDQVVNQTFDGSGSSEKEERKDYTDKADPIREHDCIWCMACVSVCPPQAIKVDQSNQEAHEKAAGTFTKIESGTANPHAHD; translated from the coding sequence ATGCTACTTATGCCAATAGCAGAAAACTTTCCAGAAGGTCTAAAGCCGACTGGTAGAATCAACCACAGCGATGGTGAAAATTTTCACTTCATGTGGGGTCCTGGTAGAAGCGATGCAGAAGCATTCACAAACGATGACTGCAAAGCAGCATACGAGGCTCGCGGAGAAAAACAAACCCCGTTAGGTGTCAGCGGCACAATGGTCGCAGTAGATTGGGACTCTTGTGTAGCAGATGGTGCATGTATTGAAGCCTGCCCTGTCCAAGTCTTCCAGTGGTACAGAACGGAGAAAGACATCCCAAATGATCAAGTGGTAAACCAAACCTTTGATGGTAGTGGAAGCTCCGAAAAAGAAGAACGAAAAGACTATACCGACAAAGCAGACCCAATCCGTGAACACGATTGTATTTGGTGCATGGCGTGCGTTTCAGTCTGTCCTCCACAGGCAATAAAGGTGGATCAGTCAAACCAAGAAGCACACGAAAAGGCAGCGGGAACCTTTACAAAGATCGAATCAGGTACTGCAAACCCACACGCACACGATTAA
- a CDS encoding MCM family protein: protein MATVESITLTESALAEQVKEFITRFREDGEYKYVDRIDAMMPKRSKAIVIDYNDLVSYKILDSTFNENPDRILRAFSTAIGEILYERFPDYAIKIKDNIRARIVNYPVQRSLRDINAEIINKMTSVSGMVVRASEVKPLAKELTYICPEGHTTIVILGRGMSIKSPLRCSTPKCQHKELEVEPESSKFIDFQILRIQELPEDLPPGQLPHYVDVTAKQDLVDSSRPGDRIVLTGVVRIEQEQIAGIVRANSALYRLRLEGNNVEFLGGHGAKRARRTEREEVTVEEEKMIKSLAQNPDIYTRLIDSFAPHIRGQELIKEAILLLIVGSTQNILPDGTKNRGDINVFLVGDPGTAKSEMLKFCARIAPRGLYTSGRGSTAAGLTAAVVRDKSGIMMLEAGAVVLGDQGLVCIDEFDKMKPEDRSALHEVMEQQSASIAKGGIVATLNARTSILAAANPIFGKYDPYKNISENINLPIPLLTRFDLIFVVRDKPSKEKDRNIATHIINRHTRTAISGQSLIDIDMLTKYLSYAKKGEPTLIDSAKKLIIDYYLKMRNVEDEGMITVTPRQLEGLVRLATARSRLLMKNQIDEEDAERAIYLIENMLHDVGVDVNTGKVDPGVLHGKPRSEVSKMQVFMDMVKILEGEPRQPVPEDTLLDELEKSGKFTRETARIFIEKMLNESVIFESRPGHYNTVN, encoded by the coding sequence ATGGCAACAGTAGAATCTATCACATTAACAGAATCTGCACTAGCTGAACAGGTAAAAGAGTTTATTACAAGATTTAGAGAAGATGGCGAATACAAGTATGTTGACAGAATAGACGCAATGATGCCAAAGCGATCAAAAGCCATAGTTATAGATTACAATGATCTAGTTTCATACAAGATACTTGATTCTACATTTAACGAAAACCCTGATAGAATACTACGTGCATTCTCTACGGCAATTGGAGAGATTTTGTATGAGAGGTTTCCAGATTATGCAATAAAGATAAAAGATAACATACGAGCTAGAATAGTAAACTATCCAGTTCAACGTAGCCTGAGAGACATAAATGCTGAGATTATCAACAAAATGACTAGCGTCTCTGGCATGGTAGTGAGAGCATCGGAGGTAAAACCGTTGGCAAAAGAGCTGACATACATCTGCCCTGAAGGCCACACGACCATAGTGATACTTGGTCGTGGCATGAGCATAAAATCCCCTCTACGTTGCTCAACTCCAAAATGTCAGCACAAAGAGCTAGAAGTAGAACCTGAATCAAGCAAATTTATCGATTTTCAGATATTGCGTATACAAGAGCTCCCAGAAGACCTACCTCCAGGTCAGCTTCCACATTACGTGGACGTTACAGCAAAACAAGACCTAGTTGACAGCTCACGTCCAGGCGATCGTATAGTGCTAACTGGAGTGGTTCGAATAGAACAAGAACAGATAGCTGGTATTGTCAGAGCAAATAGTGCACTGTACAGACTGCGTCTAGAGGGAAATAACGTGGAATTTTTGGGAGGACACGGCGCAAAAAGAGCCCGCAGAACAGAGAGGGAAGAGGTTACAGTAGAAGAGGAGAAAATGATCAAATCCCTTGCACAAAATCCCGATATCTATACTCGTCTCATCGATTCTTTTGCACCACATATCCGTGGACAAGAGCTGATTAAAGAAGCCATATTATTGCTTATTGTAGGCTCTACACAAAACATACTACCAGATGGCACAAAGAACAGGGGTGACATTAACGTATTTCTAGTAGGTGATCCAGGTACTGCAAAATCAGAGATGCTAAAATTTTGTGCAAGAATAGCACCTAGAGGACTGTATACCTCAGGTCGTGGTTCAACTGCAGCTGGTCTGACAGCAGCAGTGGTGCGAGACAAATCTGGAATAATGATGTTAGAGGCAGGTGCTGTGGTTTTGGGTGATCAGGGACTTGTATGCATAGACGAGTTTGACAAGATGAAGCCAGAAGATAGGAGTGCGCTACACGAAGTTATGGAACAACAATCTGCAAGTATAGCAAAGGGAGGTATTGTAGCTACATTGAATGCTAGGACATCTATTCTTGCAGCGGCAAACCCCATATTTGGTAAATACGATCCATACAAAAACATCTCTGAAAATATAAATCTGCCAATACCTCTACTGACTCGTTTTGATTTGATATTTGTAGTACGTGACAAACCATCAAAGGAGAAAGACCGAAACATTGCAACTCATATAATAAACCGTCATACACGCACAGCAATTTCAGGCCAGTCGCTTATAGATATTGACATGTTGACAAAATATCTCTCGTATGCAAAAAAAGGCGAACCAACATTGATTGATAGTGCCAAAAAATTAATCATAGATTATTATCTAAAGATGCGTAATGTAGAAGATGAAGGGATGATAACTGTTACCCCACGTCAGTTAGAGGGGCTTGTACGCCTTGCAACGGCTCGCTCTAGACTATTAATGAAGAACCAAATTGACGAAGAAGATGCAGAGAGGGCAATATACCTCATAGAAAATATGCTACATGATGTAGGCGTGGATGTAAACACGGGTAAAGTGGATCCAGGAGTATTACACGGAAAACCACGTAGCGAAGTATCTAAAATGCAAGTCTTTATGGACATGGTGAAAATATTAGAAGGTGAACCAAGACAACCTGTTCCAGAAGATACACTACTTGACGAACTAGAAAAGAGTGGGAAATTTACCCGTGAAACAGCGCGCATATTTATAGAAAAGATGTTAAACGAGTCTGTAATATTCGAATCAAGACCAGGCCATTATAATACGGTAAACTAG
- a CDS encoding translation initiation factor 6: protein MDIFKYDLYGGPNVGIYARANNECVFLPNGFATTKAEHIEEYLGVVAHYVAVANTRLIGTMMIMNNKGMLLPKTCSKDEMEFFKSISGLNVGILDTKYTALGNMICANDNGAVISPLLTKEDGEKVSDILGVEVVHKRIAGYNQVGAVISATSKGAIIHPESNDEDLKISADILKVDIEQATINGGVPFVSSGILANARSIITGSFTTGPEIMMLTRAFT, encoded by the coding sequence ATGGACATATTCAAGTACGATCTATACGGTGGACCTAATGTCGGCATATATGCACGAGCAAACAACGAATGTGTGTTTTTGCCCAACGGTTTTGCAACAACAAAAGCAGAACACATAGAAGAGTATCTTGGAGTTGTTGCCCATTATGTGGCTGTTGCAAATACTAGATTGATCGGTACCATGATGATCATGAATAACAAAGGTATGCTATTGCCAAAAACATGTTCCAAAGATGAGATGGAATTTTTCAAAAGCATATCTGGTCTAAACGTTGGAATATTGGATACAAAATATACTGCACTTGGAAACATGATATGTGCAAATGATAACGGTGCTGTGATCTCACCTCTACTTACAAAAGAAGATGGAGAAAAAGTATCAGATATTCTAGGTGTTGAAGTGGTTCACAAAAGGATTGCAGGATACAACCAAGTAGGAGCTGTAATCTCTGCCACTTCAAAAGGTGCAATCATACATCCTGAATCCAATGATGAGGATCTCAAAATCTCCGCAGATATACTCAAAGTAGATATAGAACAAGCAACAATAAACGGTGGTGTACCTTTTGTATCCTCAGGAATCTTGGCAAATGCAAGATCCATCATAACAGGTAGTTTTACAACTGGTCCGGAGATTATGATGCTCACTAGAGCATTTACTTGA
- a CDS encoding branched-chain amino acid aminotransferase has protein sequence MSYEYVWFDGSLIHEKNATVSIDTHAIHYGTSIFEGIRGYWNGSQLNIFRLRDHVKRFKRSGAYYSISSRYTDAVITKAILDVCKKNNIKKSCYIRPFYFVGRNGIKLHLTKKSQTHTAVFIIDFEDLFDKKGISMCISKWRKFSSLATPTQAKAGGNYLNSIIATIEAKSGGYDDAVLLDHNGHVSEATGENIFVVKNGKISTPHESSSPLLGITRDTVKRMSKDLGIVVSERKITTAQLKSADEVFLSGTASEIIPVTKINDKKISKGTCGSITKTMMDEYEAIVNDKRPKYSRWLYGVY, from the coding sequence GTGTCGTACGAATATGTTTGGTTTGATGGTTCGCTGATCCATGAAAAAAATGCCACAGTTTCAATTGACACTCATGCAATACATTACGGCACATCAATCTTTGAGGGCATTCGAGGATATTGGAATGGATCACAGTTAAACATATTCAGATTAAGAGATCATGTTAAAAGGTTTAAAAGATCTGGTGCATATTATTCTATATCTTCAAGATATACAGATGCTGTAATTACAAAGGCAATACTAGATGTATGCAAAAAAAATAACATCAAAAAATCCTGCTATATTAGACCATTTTATTTTGTAGGTCGTAATGGAATAAAACTACATTTGACAAAAAAATCACAAACTCATACAGCCGTCTTTATCATAGACTTTGAGGATCTATTTGACAAAAAAGGCATCTCCATGTGCATCTCCAAATGGCGTAAATTTTCAAGTCTTGCTACACCCACACAAGCAAAGGCAGGAGGTAACTATCTTAATTCCATCATAGCCACAATAGAGGCAAAATCTGGCGGATATGATGATGCAGTACTCTTGGATCATAACGGTCATGTAAGTGAGGCGACCGGCGAGAACATCTTTGTGGTAAAGAACGGCAAGATCTCTACCCCTCATGAGAGTTCCTCACCTCTACTAGGCATAACACGTGATACGGTAAAACGGATGAGTAAAGATCTTGGAATTGTTGTCAGTGAGAGAAAGATTACCACAGCGCAACTAAAATCAGCTGATGAAGTTTTTCTATCTGGAACAGCATCAGAGATTATTCCAGTAACAAAGATCAACGACAAAAAGATATCAAAAGGAACGTGTGGTTCTATAACAAAGACCATGATGGATGAATATGAGGCTATTGTCAACGACAAGAGACCAAAATATTCCCGTTGGTTGTACGGAGTATACTGA
- a CDS encoding DEAD/DEAH box helicase, with translation MKVAKLKLTKTAIKFLTKQGYTDLFPPQKTAISAGLLRDKSILVSAPTAGGKTLIATMAILSFLSKGKGKAVYLSPLKALAAEKYAEFKKLEDVSIGGRKPKVSISVGNVGNSKNNPINSDILILTNERMDYVIRSGSDWIDDIGLVIADEVHLVGDENRGPTLEMILTRMKRKKPRPQIIALSATVTNSKEIADWLGVKLAKSYWRPVPLIEGVCDGKTVEMNDGKRSKPNFTTRGIPVDLGIECVTDGGQSLLFASTRTRSVSLATKAAEAVSELLTNSERKILLIISKKITGTGESTELVNQLANLTKQGVAFHHAGLDQKCREIVEDGYRKGAIKLLSSTPTLAAGVNLPARRVVISSMTRYNGAIGMNSPISILEYKQLCGRAGRPQYDDHGEAIIVASREADEIAQRYIGGKAEPIESTMTQANALHNHILSLVSTEPGIHKNDVLEFFMNTLGGIQYTKTDTKHRVYDALEYLEKNDMLVEKNDRYAATEFGKKTSSLYIDPLTAWNMREDITDAPKRGSHALGFLHTVTQCREFYPRMELRQKDNSFAYTMLKKKRSEMITHITIFECNRSLLALDMWISEITESNIASALKVESGDIHRMIETACWLLFCMKDLARHLGRSDLILELESLEMRTRYGVKAQLLDLVRLRGVGRIRARIMYKRGIKTVDDLRKLPITKLAAMDKIGPKLAASIKLQTKRLAPRR, from the coding sequence ATGAAGGTTGCAAAGCTTAAATTAACAAAAACAGCGATAAAATTTCTTACCAAACAAGGATATACGGATCTCTTTCCACCTCAAAAAACAGCCATAAGTGCTGGACTCTTGAGGGATAAGAGTATACTAGTCTCAGCTCCAACTGCAGGAGGCAAGACACTCATAGCTACAATGGCAATACTTTCATTTCTTTCAAAAGGAAAAGGTAAGGCAGTCTACCTTAGCCCATTAAAGGCATTGGCAGCTGAAAAATATGCCGAATTTAAAAAACTCGAGGACGTTTCGATCGGAGGTCGTAAACCCAAAGTTTCAATCTCGGTGGGAAATGTTGGAAATTCTAAAAATAATCCAATCAACAGCGACATTTTGATTTTAACAAATGAGAGAATGGACTATGTGATACGGAGTGGATCTGATTGGATAGACGATATCGGACTAGTGATTGCAGATGAAGTGCACCTTGTAGGTGATGAGAATAGAGGGCCTACACTAGAGATGATCTTAACGCGCATGAAAAGAAAAAAACCTCGTCCACAGATAATAGCACTCAGCGCAACGGTGACAAACTCTAAAGAGATTGCAGATTGGCTTGGTGTAAAGCTTGCAAAGAGTTACTGGCGTCCGGTCCCACTTATAGAAGGTGTATGTGATGGTAAAACCGTAGAGATGAACGACGGTAAGAGAAGCAAACCAAATTTTACCACTCGCGGAATACCAGTTGATTTGGGTATTGAATGTGTTACAGATGGTGGACAATCCCTCTTGTTTGCATCTACGCGTACGCGTTCTGTATCCTTGGCCACAAAAGCTGCTGAAGCCGTCTCTGAACTCTTGACAAATTCTGAACGTAAAATATTACTCATAATATCAAAAAAAATTACTGGTACTGGTGAGAGCACCGAACTTGTGAATCAATTGGCCAATCTGACAAAACAAGGTGTGGCGTTTCATCATGCAGGATTGGATCAAAAATGCCGTGAGATAGTTGAAGATGGATACAGAAAAGGTGCAATAAAGCTACTCTCTTCTACACCAACTCTTGCAGCAGGTGTCAACCTTCCTGCAAGACGTGTAGTAATATCTAGCATGACACGCTACAATGGTGCAATTGGAATGAACTCTCCAATAAGCATCCTCGAATACAAACAATTGTGCGGTAGAGCAGGAAGACCACAATACGACGATCATGGAGAGGCCATCATCGTAGCTTCTAGAGAAGCTGATGAAATTGCACAACGCTACATAGGTGGTAAAGCTGAACCTATAGAGTCAACGATGACCCAAGCTAACGCACTACACAATCACATATTGAGTTTGGTATCGACTGAACCTGGAATCCACAAAAACGATGTGTTGGAATTTTTTATGAACACGCTCGGAGGAATCCAGTATACAAAAACTGATACCAAACATCGCGTCTATGATGCATTGGAATATCTAGAAAAGAATGATATGCTAGTAGAGAAAAATGATCGATACGCTGCAACAGAATTTGGAAAGAAAACTTCATCTTTGTATATTGATCCACTGACGGCGTGGAATATGCGTGAGGATATAACAGACGCTCCAAAGAGAGGCTCGCACGCCTTGGGTTTTCTGCATACTGTGACACAGTGTCGTGAATTCTATCCACGCATGGAATTGAGACAAAAGGATAATAGTTTTGCATATACAATGCTGAAGAAAAAAAGATCAGAGATGATAACTCATATAACTATATTTGAATGCAACAGAAGTTTACTCGCACTTGATATGTGGATATCGGAGATCACCGAATCTAACATTGCTAGCGCATTAAAGGTAGAATCAGGTGATATCCATCGCATGATCGAGACAGCATGCTGGCTCTTGTTCTGCATGAAAGATCTAGCAAGACATCTTGGTAGATCCGATCTGATTCTAGAACTAGAGTCATTAGAGATGCGTACAAGATACGGCGTAAAGGCACAGCTGCTCGATTTGGTGCGTTTAAGAGGCGTAGGACGTATCAGAGCAAGGATAATGTACAAGAGAGGCATAAAGACTGTGGACGATCTGCGAAAATTACCAATCACAAAGCTTGCAGCAATGGACAAGATTGGTCCAAAACTTGCAGCTAGTATAAAATTACAAACTAAAAGACTAGCACCACGGCGTTAG
- a CDS encoding histidine--tRNA ligase, giving the protein MELPRGMRDLESDELWKIRTIREKFEKVADIFGFDMVDPSPIESLSTLEAKSGPDIRKEIYHFKDKGDRQIALRFDFTVGVTRYIASQQFSRMPAKFGSFGGVWRYDEPQKGRYRYFHQWNVEIFGPPSVESESEIIEFSSILFEKLSISNSIISINHRDLVESFIKKTYPKFDDKKDWPVITESLRMVDKAHKKPRQELLKEYSKLPTEYANSLLDFATVKGTLEEVESKTDVKNLDKWDHIRDLWNSLENRSVYNKEINLGVVRGLDYYSGIVFEVFDSHRHDALAGGGRYDRLTKAFGRDTIGATGMAGGVERMINAMDEKNTDWKKDTRYVSVMYMTKNLQKEAMHIASQIRRAGIKTNVDLANRAFKKQIKASSDSVYAVIVAPDEFKEDKIIIKNMENGIQNAIPKDDVIKNLIEYLK; this is encoded by the coding sequence ATGGAATTACCACGTGGGATGAGAGATTTAGAGTCAGATGAGCTCTGGAAGATCCGTACTATACGGGAAAAATTCGAAAAGGTTGCTGATATATTTGGTTTTGACATGGTGGATCCATCACCAATAGAATCACTCTCCACTCTTGAAGCAAAGAGCGGACCTGATATACGAAAAGAGATTTACCATTTCAAGGATAAAGGTGACAGACAGATTGCATTGCGCTTTGATTTTACTGTGGGAGTGACTCGATATATTGCATCACAACAATTTTCACGAATGCCAGCAAAGTTTGGATCATTTGGCGGCGTATGGAGATATGATGAACCACAAAAAGGGCGATACCGATACTTTCACCAATGGAATGTGGAGATATTTGGACCACCTTCTGTGGAATCTGAATCAGAGATAATCGAATTTTCTTCTATACTGTTTGAGAAACTCAGCATAAGTAACTCGATCATATCTATCAACCATAGAGACCTTGTCGAGTCGTTTATAAAAAAAACATATCCAAAGTTTGATGACAAAAAAGATTGGCCTGTAATAACAGAATCTCTTCGTATGGTAGATAAAGCCCACAAAAAACCACGCCAAGAATTACTGAAAGAATATTCAAAACTGCCCACAGAGTACGCCAACTCTCTTTTAGATTTTGCCACCGTGAAAGGTACGCTTGAAGAGGTTGAATCCAAGACAGATGTAAAAAATCTAGACAAATGGGATCACATCAGAGATCTATGGAATTCCCTTGAAAACCGTAGTGTCTACAACAAGGAGATCAATTTGGGCGTGGTGAGAGGTCTTGACTATTACTCTGGAATCGTCTTTGAGGTGTTTGATAGTCACAGACATGATGCACTTGCAGGTGGAGGAAGATACGATCGACTAACAAAGGCATTTGGGCGTGATACGATTGGTGCCACAGGAATGGCTGGAGGTGTAGAACGCATGATAAATGCCATGGATGAAAAGAACACAGACTGGAAAAAAGATACAAGATATGTATCTGTAATGTATATGACTAAAAATCTACAAAAAGAAGCGATGCATATTGCATCACAAATTCGACGTGCAGGTATCAAGACAAACGTCGATCTTGCCAACCGTGCATTCAAAAAACAGATAAAGGCATCTTCAGATTCTGTATATGCTGTAATAGTGGCTCCAGATGAATTCAAAGAAGATAAAATCATTATAAAGAATATGGAGAATGGAATTCAAAATGCCATACCGAAAGATGATGTAATTAAAAATCTCATAGAGTATCTCAAGTAA